In Phyllobacterium zundukense, one DNA window encodes the following:
- a CDS encoding ATP-dependent Clp protease proteolytic subunit: MRDPIETAMNLVPMVVEQTNRGERAYDIFSRLLKERIIFITGPIEDGMATLICAQLLFLESENPKKEINMYINSPGGVVTSGMAIYDTMQFIRPAVSTLCFGQAASMGSLLLTAGEKDMRFVLPNARIMLHQPSGGFQGQASDIERHAQDIIKMKRRLNEIYVKHSGRDYETIERTLDRDHFMTAQESLEFGLIDKVLESRAIIEGDGK, encoded by the coding sequence ATGAGAGATCCAATCGAAACAGCTATGAACCTCGTGCCCATGGTCGTCGAACAGACCAATCGGGGCGAGCGGGCCTATGATATTTTCTCGCGCCTGCTGAAAGAACGCATTATTTTCATTACCGGACCGATCGAGGACGGCATGGCGACGCTCATCTGCGCGCAGTTGCTTTTCCTTGAATCGGAAAATCCGAAAAAAGAAATCAACATGTATATCAACTCGCCAGGTGGTGTCGTGACCTCCGGCATGGCGATTTATGACACTATGCAGTTCATCCGCCCGGCGGTATCGACGCTTTGCTTCGGCCAGGCAGCATCCATGGGTTCCTTGCTTCTGACCGCTGGCGAAAAGGACATGCGTTTTGTCCTTCCGAATGCTCGCATCATGTTGCATCAGCCGTCTGGCGGTTTCCAGGGACAGGCCTCCGATATCGAGCGCCACGCCCAGGACATCATCAAGATGAAGCGCCGTTTGAACGAGATTTACGTCAAGCACTCAGGTCGTGATTACGAGACGATCGAACGTACTCTGGACCGCGATCACTTCATGACTGCACAGGAATCACTCGAGTTCGGCCTGATCGACAAGGTACTTGAATCGCGTGCGATCATTGAAGGCGACGGAAAGTAA
- a CDS encoding NAD(P)/FAD-dependent oxidoreductase, with protein sequence MKITIVGAGIAGLSTAWSLTKAGHDVTLIEQGPIPNPLAASGDHHRIIRRAYGNAGGYADAISEAYEAWDELWHDIGSSHLDPRGFICVSREAGDEAEEYRQGLEHGGYPLELYESREAVKRYAYLEEGTFRYAFFCPEGGALHCKKIAIDIARWLRARGATVLENTRVSAVDSAAGTVTMADGTVIFADKVVVTAGAWVLKLFPKLATTLTTYRTAVVYLEPPADLKAAWESSPVVLDVGGRTDGYIIPASGGGGLKFGSGLHKRKTPDANLDRIPAQGEGEAIRDLFAPPIKRLSEYKVTDVVTCAYTFTSDERFFATEMDKCLVVSACSGHGYKFGAAVGRRVARSIGDGDVPLLQRWLRAEAA encoded by the coding sequence ATGAAAATCACCATCGTCGGCGCAGGAATCGCCGGTCTGTCGACTGCGTGGTCATTGACCAAGGCGGGGCACGACGTAACACTGATCGAGCAGGGACCGATCCCCAATCCGCTTGCCGCTTCGGGCGACCACCACCGCATCATCCGCCGGGCCTATGGCAATGCAGGCGGCTATGCCGACGCAATTTCGGAAGCATACGAAGCCTGGGATGAACTTTGGCACGACATCGGAAGCAGTCATCTCGATCCCCGCGGATTTATTTGCGTATCGCGTGAAGCGGGTGACGAGGCCGAAGAATACCGCCAGGGCCTCGAGCATGGCGGCTATCCGCTGGAACTCTATGAGTCGCGGGAGGCTGTGAAGCGCTACGCCTATCTGGAAGAGGGGACATTCCGTTACGCCTTCTTCTGTCCGGAGGGCGGTGCTCTCCATTGCAAGAAGATAGCAATCGACATTGCGAGGTGGTTGCGTGCTCGCGGGGCCACCGTCCTGGAGAACACCAGGGTATCAGCGGTGGACAGTGCTGCCGGTACGGTTACTATGGCGGATGGCACGGTCATTTTCGCCGACAAGGTCGTCGTGACAGCCGGCGCATGGGTATTGAAGCTGTTCCCCAAGCTGGCGACGACGCTCACCACCTATCGCACGGCCGTTGTCTATCTCGAACCGCCAGCGGATCTCAAAGCTGCTTGGGAAAGCTCACCCGTTGTGCTTGATGTTGGCGGTCGCACCGATGGTTACATCATTCCGGCAAGCGGCGGCGGTGGTCTGAAGTTCGGTTCCGGTCTGCACAAACGCAAGACGCCTGACGCCAATCTCGATCGTATTCCGGCGCAAGGCGAGGGTGAGGCTATTCGGGATCTCTTCGCACCACCGATAAAGCGGCTGTCCGAATACAAGGTAACCGACGTTGTCACCTGTGCCTACACCTTCACATCCGACGAGCGGTTCTTTGCGACAGAAATGGACAAATGCCTTGTTGTTTCAGCCTGTTCGGGTCACGGCTACAAATTTGGCGCGGCTGTGGGACGGCGCGTCGCCAGGTCTATCGGTGATGGTGATGTGCCTTTGCTTCAGCGCTGGCTGAGGGCGGAGGCTGCGTGA
- a CDS encoding cytochrome P450, which translates to MSLSRPSSFRFEPKHRRLRLDPHDQTFFQDPYQAYAQLHAETPSFFWENYGFWCFIGYDAVNKLLRDRRFGREKRNSAADSQGNIGDRSHLKDFDHVEKFSMLELEPPNHTRLRTLVNRAFVSRQVERLRPRIQALAHDLIDRFEPRGEADLIADFATPIPVTIIAEMLGVPTETAPQLLDWSHRIVAMYMHGRNRQSEESANTASAEFASFLRDYAGQRRAEPADDLLSLLLAAEADGSKLSEDELITTAILLLNAGHEATVHQTGNAVKTILESGSDPAILFADAESTAKTVEECLRFDAPLHMFTRYAYEQIDLGDGILLKPGNQIGLMLGAGNRDPRAFAAPDTFLPDRSEQKNLSFGAGIHFCIGAPLARLELQVALSVLFERLPNLGFKKKPIYRDTYHFHGLERLDVEW; encoded by the coding sequence ATGTCCCTGTCCCGTCCTTCATCGTTTCGTTTTGAGCCCAAACATCGGCGCCTGCGCCTCGATCCGCACGACCAGACATTTTTCCAGGATCCCTATCAGGCCTATGCACAGCTGCATGCCGAGACGCCATCGTTCTTCTGGGAGAATTACGGCTTCTGGTGTTTCATCGGCTATGACGCCGTCAACAAATTGCTGCGAGACCGCCGCTTCGGCCGGGAAAAGCGTAACAGTGCGGCGGATTCGCAAGGCAATATCGGCGACCGCTCGCATCTGAAAGATTTCGACCATGTCGAAAAATTCTCGATGCTGGAGCTTGAGCCACCGAACCACACGCGGCTGCGCACGCTGGTCAATCGGGCATTCGTGTCGCGTCAGGTCGAGCGCCTGCGCCCGCGTATTCAAGCGCTGGCGCACGACCTGATCGACCGGTTCGAGCCGAGGGGCGAAGCTGATCTCATCGCCGACTTCGCAACGCCGATTCCAGTAACAATCATTGCGGAAATGCTGGGCGTCCCCACTGAAACCGCGCCGCAGTTGCTCGACTGGTCACATCGCATCGTCGCCATGTACATGCATGGCCGCAACCGCCAGTCGGAAGAGAGCGCCAATACCGCATCCGCGGAATTCGCCAGCTTCTTGCGCGATTATGCCGGACAGCGGCGCGCGGAGCCGGCGGATGACCTTCTCAGTCTGCTGCTGGCGGCCGAAGCCGATGGTTCAAAACTTTCGGAAGACGAACTCATAACCACTGCGATCCTCCTGCTCAACGCAGGGCATGAGGCAACTGTGCATCAGACCGGCAATGCGGTGAAGACGATCCTCGAAAGCGGTTCCGATCCAGCGATATTGTTCGCCGACGCGGAAAGCACAGCCAAAACAGTGGAGGAGTGCCTGAGGTTCGATGCCCCCCTGCACATGTTTACGCGCTATGCCTATGAGCAGATTGACCTTGGCGACGGCATTCTGCTCAAACCCGGCAACCAGATCGGCCTGATGCTGGGCGCCGGCAACCGCGATCCGCGCGCCTTCGCTGCGCCGGATACGTTCCTGCCGGATCGCAGCGAACAGAAGAACCTGTCATTTGGCGCGGGCATTCATTTCTGCATCGGTGCACCGCTGGCACGGCTTGAACTGCAGGTTGCATTGAGCGTGCTTTTCGAGCGCCTTCCCAACCTGGGGTTTAAGAAAAAGCCGATTTATCGCGACACATACCATTTCCACGGGTTGGAGCGGTTGGATGTGGAATGGTGA
- a CDS encoding cupin domain-containing protein, translated as MKKLVKIDFDGLDPEHGAPKPERVISGDPQFRTWNCDEAEGGIYAGIWEATPGKWRIAYDEWEFCHILSGRSVITEDGGIEHHVGAGDSFVLRPGFRGTWEVLETTRKEYVIRL; from the coding sequence ATGAAAAAGTTAGTCAAAATCGATTTCGACGGCCTCGACCCGGAACATGGTGCGCCAAAACCAGAGCGTGTCATTTCAGGTGATCCGCAGTTCCGCACGTGGAATTGCGACGAGGCCGAAGGCGGCATCTATGCAGGGATCTGGGAGGCAACACCCGGCAAATGGCGTATCGCCTACGACGAATGGGAGTTCTGCCACATCCTGTCCGGACGCTCGGTCATTACCGAAGATGGCGGGATCGAACACCACGTCGGAGCTGGCGATAGCTTCGTGTTGCGCCCGGGCTTTCGCGGAACATGGGAGGTGCTTGAGACGACGCGGAAGGAGTATGTGATCAGGCTTTGA
- a CDS encoding O-acetylhomoserine aminocarboxypropyltransferase: MAHRAPGIETLAVHAGAQPDPTTGARATPIYQTTAFVFDDADHAASLFGLKAFGNVYTRITNPTNAVLEERVAALEGGTAALSVASGHAAQLLVFHTLMQPGDNFIASNKLYGGSINQFGQSFKSFDWRVRWAEPDDLPSFEAQIDERTRAIFIESIANPGGIITDIAAIAEIAHRHGLPLIVDNTLASPYLIRPIEHGADIIVHSATKFLGGHGNSMGGVIVDCGTFDWSKSGDYPLLSQPRPEYNGIVLHDTFGNFAFAIACRVLGLRDLGPALSPFNAFQILTGIETLPLRMQRHADNALVVAKWLTRHEKVAWVSYAGLPEDPYNELQRKYAPKGAGSVFTFGLRGGYDAGVKLVESLQLFSHLANIGDTKSLIIHPASTTHRQLGDEQKIVAGAGPDVVRLSIGIESVEDIIADLEQSLAKAG; this comes from the coding sequence ATGGCGCATCGCGCACCGGGAATTGAAACGCTTGCCGTCCATGCGGGTGCCCAGCCCGACCCCACAACCGGAGCGCGGGCCACGCCGATCTACCAGACGACAGCCTTCGTTTTCGACGACGCGGATCATGCAGCTTCGCTGTTCGGATTGAAGGCTTTCGGCAACGTCTATACGCGAATCACCAATCCAACCAATGCGGTACTGGAAGAACGTGTAGCGGCACTTGAAGGCGGCACGGCGGCACTCAGCGTTGCATCCGGCCATGCGGCGCAACTCTTGGTATTTCATACGCTGATGCAGCCGGGTGACAATTTCATTGCGTCGAACAAGCTCTACGGCGGTTCGATCAATCAATTCGGCCAGTCGTTCAAATCCTTCGACTGGCGCGTGCGTTGGGCAGAGCCGGACGATCTTCCTTCGTTCGAAGCCCAGATCGATGAGCGGACCCGCGCCATCTTCATCGAGAGCATCGCCAACCCAGGCGGCATCATCACCGACATCGCCGCCATCGCCGAAATCGCCCACAGGCATGGTCTCCCGCTGATCGTCGACAACACCCTGGCGTCGCCTTATCTTATTCGACCGATCGAGCATGGTGCTGATATCATTGTACATTCCGCGACGAAGTTCCTCGGGGGCCATGGCAATTCCATGGGCGGTGTCATCGTCGACTGCGGCACTTTCGACTGGTCGAAATCCGGCGACTACCCGCTGCTGTCGCAGCCGCGCCCCGAATATAACGGCATCGTCCTGCATGACACATTCGGAAATTTCGCCTTTGCCATTGCCTGCCGCGTGCTTGGCTTGCGGGACCTCGGACCAGCGCTGTCGCCTTTCAATGCATTCCAGATATTGACCGGTATCGAGACTCTGCCGCTGCGCATGCAGCGCCATGCCGACAATGCGTTGGTGGTTGCTAAGTGGCTGACAAGACACGAGAAAGTGGCATGGGTCAGCTATGCCGGACTCCCCGAAGACCCCTATAATGAACTGCAGCGAAAGTACGCGCCGAAAGGTGCTGGATCCGTTTTCACCTTCGGGCTGAGGGGCGGTTACGACGCCGGCGTAAAACTCGTCGAAAGTCTCCAGCTTTTCTCGCATCTTGCCAATATCGGCGATACCAAATCACTGATCATCCATCCGGCTTCGACAACACATAGGCAACTTGGCGACGAGCAAAAAATCGTGGCGGGCGCAGGACCGGATGTCGTGCGCCTTTCCATTGGCATCGAAAGCGTTGAGGATATAATCGCCGACCTTGAACAATCTCTTGCAAAGGCTGGTTAG
- a CDS encoding CoA-binding protein, translating to MQDRENYSDDFIRGILTSVRTIALVGASPNEARPSHSVMRFLLAKGYHVIPVNPGQAGKQILGQTVYAHLADIPGPVDMVDVFRNSLAVRGLVDEVLALKVLPRVIWMQLGVEHEEAARRAEAAGISVVMNRCPAIEYPRLGI from the coding sequence ATGCAGGACCGTGAAAATTACTCCGACGATTTCATTCGCGGCATCCTCACCTCGGTCAGGACCATTGCCCTGGTTGGTGCGTCGCCAAACGAGGCGCGGCCGAGTCATTCCGTCATGAGGTTTCTGCTGGCCAAGGGCTATCACGTCATTCCGGTCAATCCGGGGCAGGCGGGCAAGCAGATACTCGGACAGACCGTCTATGCCCATCTCGCGGATATTCCCGGACCGGTAGATATGGTCGATGTCTTCCGCAACTCCCTTGCCGTTCGCGGCCTCGTCGACGAGGTGCTGGCACTGAAGGTCCTGCCGCGGGTCATCTGGATGCAGCTTGGCGTTGAGCATGAAGAGGCGGCGCGCCGTGCGGAAGCCGCCGGAATCAGCGTCGTCATGAATCGCTGCCCTGCGATCGAATATCCCCGCCTCGGGATATAG
- a CDS encoding enoyl-CoA hydratase, whose protein sequence is MGEIHAIRPEEPIVGHELAGGVLRLTLQNPPANALSMAMMQLLLDHLVAARDDRAIRVVIIDSAQKLFSAGHDLKELTAHRNDADRGRDFFEKTMRLCAELMQAIVHHPKPVIAAVDGLATAAGCQLVASCDLAICTDKSTFCTPGVNIGLFCSTPMVALSRNVSRKQAMEMLLTGEVIDASTAREFGLVNRVVPQEYLNPIVRKYAQTIAAKSPLTVKIGKEAFYRQAEMSLTDAYDYAAQVMVENMLARDAEEGINAFIEKRQPEWKGE, encoded by the coding sequence ATGGGAGAAATCCACGCCATCCGCCCGGAAGAGCCGATCGTCGGGCATGAATTGGCGGGCGGAGTCCTGCGGCTGACACTGCAAAATCCCCCAGCCAATGCACTTTCCATGGCAATGATGCAATTGCTGCTCGATCATCTGGTCGCGGCACGGGATGACAGGGCAATCCGCGTCGTCATCATCGATTCGGCGCAAAAACTGTTTTCCGCCGGGCATGATCTGAAGGAGTTGACGGCTCATCGCAACGATGCGGATCGGGGCCGCGATTTCTTCGAGAAGACCATGCGCCTCTGCGCCGAACTGATGCAGGCGATAGTCCATCATCCGAAGCCCGTCATCGCTGCTGTCGATGGCCTGGCGACTGCCGCTGGTTGCCAGCTCGTCGCCTCCTGCGATCTTGCGATCTGCACGGATAAATCCACCTTCTGCACGCCGGGCGTCAATATCGGTCTGTTCTGCTCAACGCCCATGGTGGCGCTGTCGCGTAACGTCTCCCGTAAGCAGGCGATGGAAATGCTGCTGACCGGCGAGGTCATCGATGCGTCGACGGCACGCGAGTTCGGGTTGGTCAACCGCGTGGTGCCGCAGGAATATCTGAATCCGATTGTCAGGAAATACGCGCAAACCATTGCTGCCAAATCACCTTTGACCGTGAAGATCGGCAAGGAAGCCTTCTACCGGCAGGCAGAGATGAGCCTGACAGATGCCTATGATTATGCAGCGCAGGTGATGGTCGAGAACATGCTGGCGCGTGACGCCGAAGAAGGGATTAACGCTTTTATCGAGAAGCGTCAGCCCGAGTGGAAGGGTGAGTAG
- a CDS encoding PaaI family thioesterase: MDVEALSSFLEREFPQVNADGLAFTVIDAGPGFASMRLDPLERHLRPGGTVSGPTLFALADITAYVAILAQIGPVALAVTTNLNINFLRKPELGPIDAVANLLKLGKRLAVVEIAMTSGVNGELVAHATSTYSIPPRVSD; the protein is encoded by the coding sequence ATGGACGTCGAAGCGCTGTCATCCTTTCTGGAGCGTGAATTTCCGCAGGTAAATGCCGATGGATTGGCCTTTACGGTCATCGATGCCGGTCCCGGCTTTGCTTCCATGCGGCTTGATCCGCTGGAACGGCATTTGCGCCCCGGCGGGACCGTATCCGGCCCAACGCTGTTTGCGCTGGCCGATATCACCGCCTATGTCGCGATCCTCGCGCAGATCGGCCCGGTCGCGCTGGCCGTGACGACGAACCTCAACATCAATTTCCTGCGCAAACCCGAGCTTGGCCCCATCGATGCGGTGGCAAACCTTCTGAAGTTGGGAAAGCGGCTCGCAGTGGTGGAAATCGCAATGACCAGCGGCGTCAATGGCGAGCTCGTGGCCCATGCGACCTCCACCTATTCGATTCCTCCGCGAGTGAGCGACTAG
- a CDS encoding oxidoreductase: MRVWFITGASRGFGALIAQEALDAGDAVVATARNPETVSAKFGNHPNLLAVALDVTSEVQANAAAEQAIKRFGKIDVLLNNAGFGLLGAVEEATSAEIEKLYATNVFGLLKVTRAVLPHMRRQRSGHVINISSIGGYMSYPGWGVYCSTKFAVEALSEAFSAELQPLGVKVTVVEPGFFRTDFLDESSLVVSPSVIPDYNDTPAGAMRAFAGDHNHAQPGDPARLAKAMITLANAPNPPLRMPFGSDTVAAIESKNASVAEELAAWRDLAISTDFPEDAGAHSA, encoded by the coding sequence ATGCGTGTTTGGTTTATCACAGGGGCGTCGCGCGGATTTGGCGCTTTGATCGCTCAAGAGGCTTTGGATGCGGGGGATGCCGTCGTGGCGACCGCCCGCAACCCGGAAACTGTCAGCGCAAAATTTGGAAATCATCCGAATTTGCTCGCAGTCGCCCTAGACGTTACCAGCGAGGTTCAGGCCAACGCTGCTGCCGAGCAAGCCATCAAGCGTTTCGGCAAGATTGACGTCCTCTTGAACAACGCCGGATTCGGCCTGCTCGGGGCTGTCGAGGAAGCAACGTCTGCGGAGATCGAGAAGCTGTATGCGACCAACGTCTTCGGCCTTTTGAAGGTGACACGCGCCGTTCTGCCCCACATGCGCCGGCAGCGTTCCGGGCACGTCATCAACATATCGTCGATTGGCGGTTATATGAGCTACCCGGGCTGGGGTGTCTACTGCTCGACCAAGTTCGCAGTCGAAGCGCTTTCCGAAGCATTTTCGGCCGAGTTGCAGCCGCTTGGCGTAAAGGTCACAGTGGTTGAGCCCGGCTTCTTCCGGACCGACTTTCTTGACGAAAGTTCCCTTGTCGTCAGCCCCAGCGTGATCCCGGACTATAACGATACGCCCGCTGGCGCAATGCGAGCCTTTGCTGGCGATCACAATCATGCTCAGCCCGGTGATCCAGCCCGGCTGGCCAAGGCTATGATAACGCTGGCAAATGCTCCCAACCCGCCGCTGCGCATGCCGTTTGGTTCGGACACCGTCGCCGCGATCGAATCGAAGAATGCCAGCGTTGCTGAAGAACTTGCTGCATGGCGGGATCTGGCGATCTCGACGGACTTCCCTGAGGATGCGGGTGCTCATTCGGCCTAA
- a CDS encoding LysR family transcriptional regulator has product MRKIGPADLATFLTIAQHRSFRKAAVELGVTPSALSHSLRSIEERLDIRLVNRTTRSVALTEAGQQLFTRINPAFLDIEDALEDLNAFRGRPSGKLRINAPRAAAKLVLLPIISRFLQVHPAVEVELVVDDALIDMVSAGFDAGVRFGEMIAGDMVAVPIGPRHRFAVVGSPQHFERYPEPITPQDLSHHPCIRYRFASGAFYRWEFEKGGIELEIEVTGSLTLGDQDLMVEAAINGAGLAYLFEEQVQMHISEGRLQRVLDQWCPYYPGFFLYYTSRRQLPTAMRAFIDFLKVERRN; this is encoded by the coding sequence ATGCGAAAAATAGGGCCAGCTGACCTCGCCACATTCCTGACGATCGCGCAGCACAGAAGCTTCCGAAAAGCTGCCGTCGAACTTGGGGTTACGCCGTCTGCGCTCAGTCACTCCCTGCGGTCGATTGAGGAGCGCCTCGATATACGTCTCGTCAACCGGACCACACGAAGCGTAGCGCTGACGGAGGCGGGTCAACAGCTTTTCACCCGCATCAATCCCGCCTTCCTCGATATTGAGGACGCGCTTGAGGATCTAAACGCATTTCGCGGGCGGCCGTCCGGCAAGCTTCGCATCAATGCCCCCCGCGCGGCTGCAAAGCTGGTGCTCTTGCCAATCATATCCCGGTTCCTGCAGGTCCATCCTGCGGTCGAAGTCGAACTGGTGGTGGACGACGCTTTGATCGATATGGTGTCTGCAGGTTTCGATGCCGGCGTGCGCTTTGGTGAAATGATCGCCGGCGACATGGTCGCGGTGCCGATCGGACCGCGACATCGATTTGCAGTGGTCGGTTCACCCCAGCATTTTGAGCGCTATCCCGAGCCGATCACGCCACAGGATCTGAGCCACCACCCGTGTATACGCTACCGCTTCGCAAGCGGGGCCTTCTATCGATGGGAGTTCGAGAAAGGCGGGATTGAACTGGAAATCGAGGTAACCGGATCGCTCACGCTGGGCGATCAAGACCTTATGGTTGAAGCCGCCATAAATGGTGCCGGCCTGGCGTATCTTTTCGAGGAGCAAGTGCAGATGCACATATCCGAAGGGCGGCTGCAACGGGTGTTGGATCAATGGTGCCCCTATTACCCCGGCTTCTTCCTCTATTATACAAGCCGCCGACAACTTCCGACCGCAATGCGTGCGTTCATCGATTTTCTCAAGGTCGAGCGCAGAAACTAA
- a CDS encoding DUF1254 domain-containing protein, translated as MTTITRRGFVGGIALIPAFRLRAAYGQTSVTPAEARAIAKEAYIYGFPMVDNYRIQHAYFVDANNPEYKGPWNQIVNIPRVYTPADTAIQTPNSDTPYSFIGLDLRAEPVVLTVPTIEKDRYFSVQLIDAYTFNFDYIGSRATGNDGGTFLIAGPGWKGETPKGVKKVIRSETEFVLGGYRTQLFNPEDLDNVKKVQAGYKAEPLSAFLGQPAPTAPPAVDFIQPLTSDEEKTSLKFFNILNFILQYCPTDPSETELMARFAKIGVGAGKAFDASTLSSEMKTAIEQGIADAWVDLENLRKRIDSKEVTSGDLFGTREYLKNNYLYRMAAAVLGIYGNSKQEAMYPVYAIDSDGRKLDGSHQYTVQFAPGQLPPVNAFWSLTMYDLPASLLVANPINRYLLNSPMLPQFVKDADGGLTFYIQNESPGKDKEPNWLPAPKGAFVIAMRLYWPKDEALDGKWTAPPMKRTA; from the coding sequence ATGACAACCATAACACGCAGAGGCTTCGTCGGCGGGATCGCCCTGATCCCGGCCTTTCGCCTCAGAGCGGCATACGGCCAAACCAGCGTTACCCCCGCCGAGGCTCGCGCCATTGCCAAAGAGGCCTATATTTACGGCTTCCCCATGGTGGACAACTATCGTATCCAGCACGCTTATTTCGTCGACGCCAATAATCCCGAATACAAGGGACCCTGGAACCAGATCGTCAACATTCCGCGCGTCTATACGCCGGCCGACACGGCGATCCAGACACCCAATTCCGATACGCCATATTCGTTCATTGGCCTAGATCTGCGCGCCGAACCCGTTGTGCTTACGGTGCCAACGATCGAAAAGGACCGCTACTTCAGCGTCCAGCTCATCGATGCCTATACATTCAACTTCGATTACATTGGCAGCCGCGCCACCGGAAACGATGGCGGCACCTTCCTGATCGCTGGGCCGGGCTGGAAAGGCGAGACCCCGAAAGGCGTGAAGAAAGTGATTCGCTCGGAGACCGAGTTTGTGCTCGGCGGCTATCGCACACAGCTTTTCAACCCGGAAGACCTCGACAACGTGAAGAAAGTCCAGGCCGGTTACAAGGCCGAGCCGCTCTCGGCGTTTCTCGGCCAGCCGGCACCGACAGCCCCGCCGGCCGTCGATTTTATCCAGCCGCTGACATCGGACGAAGAGAAGACATCGCTCAAGTTTTTCAACATCCTGAATTTCATCCTGCAATACTGCCCGACCGATCCCTCAGAAACCGAACTGATGGCGCGTTTTGCCAAGATCGGGGTTGGTGCCGGCAAAGCCTTCGACGCGAGCACGCTTTCGTCCGAAATGAAAACTGCTATCGAGCAGGGAATAGCCGACGCCTGGGTCGATCTTGAGAACTTGCGCAAACGGATAGATTCGAAGGAAGTGACCTCCGGCGATCTGTTCGGTACGCGAGAATATTTGAAGAACAACTATCTCTACCGCATGGCCGCAGCCGTGCTTGGCATCTATGGCAACTCCAAGCAGGAGGCGATGTATCCCGTCTATGCGATCGATTCCGACGGTCGGAAGCTCGACGGCTCCCATCAATATACCGTGCAGTTCGCGCCCGGCCAGCTGCCACCTGTCAACGCCTTCTGGTCGCTGACGATGTATGATCTGCCGGCGAGCCTGCTCGTGGCCAATCCGATCAACCGCTATTTGCTCAACTCGCCGATGCTGCCCCAATTCGTGAAGGACGCCGATGGCGGCCTGACGTTCTATATCCAGAATGAGTCGCCGGGCAAGGACAAGGAGCCGAACTGGCTTCCCGCCCCCAAGGGCGCGTTCGTCATTGCGATGCGCCTCTACTGGCCAAAAGATGAAGCGCTGGATGGGAAATGGACCGCGCCGCCGATGAAGCGGACGGCATAG